In a single window of the Agrobacterium vitis genome:
- a CDS encoding SDR family oxidoreductase: MDLGISGKRAVVLAASRGLGQGIANALAAEGAHVLICGRTKDRLEANCADIVKAGGKADYVVADLTDPGFVATLVDAIAVKLGGIDILVNNTGGPTPGTVEDMDDEKLHTFFQSMVVRIITLTNALVPQMKAQGFGRILTVASSGVIEPIANLALSNTLRGALVGWNKTLSSEIASFGVTANLLLPGRIHTDRIDELDGANAKRQGKSLEEVRESSIKTIPLGRLGKVEEFAAAGAFLCSVPAAYITGTMLRVDGGAAKSL, translated from the coding sequence ATGGATCTCGGCATTTCCGGCAAGCGGGCGGTTGTTCTCGCCGCATCCCGCGGACTTGGGCAAGGCATCGCCAATGCACTGGCCGCCGAAGGCGCACATGTGTTGATCTGCGGGCGCACGAAAGACAGGCTCGAGGCCAATTGCGCTGACATCGTCAAGGCTGGCGGCAAGGCGGATTACGTAGTGGCGGATCTTACCGACCCCGGTTTCGTCGCCACCCTCGTTGACGCCATCGCCGTAAAACTTGGTGGCATCGATATCCTCGTCAACAATACGGGCGGGCCGACACCAGGCACTGTAGAAGATATGGACGATGAAAAGCTCCATACCTTCTTTCAGTCCATGGTGGTGCGGATCATTACGCTGACCAACGCACTGGTTCCCCAGATGAAGGCGCAGGGCTTCGGACGCATTCTCACCGTTGCTTCGTCTGGCGTGATTGAGCCGATTGCCAATCTGGCGCTCTCCAACACATTGCGCGGCGCTTTGGTCGGCTGGAACAAGACACTGTCTTCCGAAATAGCCTCCTTCGGCGTCACCGCCAATCTTCTCCTGCCCGGAAGGATCCATACCGACCGGATCGATGAGCTGGACGGCGCCAATGCCAAACGCCAGGGCAAATCGCTGGAAGAGGTTCGCGAGAGCTCGATCAAGACCATCCCACTAGGACGGCTCGGAAAGGTGGAAGAATTTGCCGCCGCAGGTGCTTTTCTCTGCTCCGTCCCCGCCGCATATATCACCGGCACCATGCTGCGGGTCGATGGCGGCGCCGCCAAATCTCTTTAA